A genomic window from Vigna radiata var. radiata cultivar VC1973A chromosome 2, Vradiata_ver6, whole genome shotgun sequence includes:
- the LOC111240494 gene encoding tropinone reductase-like isoform X2 → MAERDGVSKSSRWSLQGMTALVTGGSKGIGYAIVEELAQLGATVHTCSRNEAELNESLNEWTTKGYRVTGSVCDVASRIDREELMARVSSQFNGKLNILVNNVGTNIQKLTLDFTAEDFAFLINTNLESCFHLSQLAHPLLKASEAAIAMNQVTKNLACEWAKDNIRTNCVAPGPIRTPLSEKPMKEERVVNAVISQTPLGRIGEAEEVSSLVAFLCLPAASYITGQTICADGGFSVNGLYI, encoded by the exons atgGCTGAGAGAGACGGCGTAAGCAAAAGCAGCAGGTGGTCTTTGCAGGGAATGACAGCACTGGTCACAGGTGGATCCAAAGGAATCGG gtatGCTATCGTGGAGGAGTTGGCACAGCTTGGGGCCACTGTACACACTTGTTCTCGTAACGAAGCTGAACTCAATGAATCCTTGAACGAATGGACTACAAAAGGATACAGAGTAACCGGTTCGGTCTGTGACGTGGCCTCTCGTATAGACAGAGAAGAGCTAATGGCTAGAGTCTCCTCTCAGTTCAATGGAAAACTCAATATCCTT GTGAACAATGTGGGAACAAACATACAGAAGCTGACCCTGGATTTTACAGCGGAAGATTTCGCATTTCTGATCAATACGAATCTTGAATCTTGTTTCCACTTAAGCCAGCTTGCACATCCTCTCCTAAAAGCTTCAGAAGCTGCAA TTGCAATGAACCAAGTGACAAAAAATCTTGCATGTGAATGGGCCAAAGACAACATAAGGACCAATTGTGTTGCACCAGGGCCAATCAGAACCCCTCTATCGGAAAAG CCCATGAAAGAGGAAAGAGTTGTGAATGCTGTAATATCTCAAACCCCTCTTGGACGGATTGGAGAGGCAGAGGAAGTGTCTTCGTTGGTGGCATTTCTGTGCTTGCCTGCAGCCTCTTACATCACTGGACAGACCATTTGTGCTGATGGCGGCTTCTCTGTGAACGGCCTCTACATATAG
- the LOC111240494 gene encoding tropinone reductase-like isoform X1 — protein MAERDGVSKSSRWSLQGMTALVTGGSKGIGYAIVEELAQLGATVHTCSRNEAELNESLNEWTTKGYRVTGSVCDVASRIDREELMARVSSQFNGKLNILVNNVGTNIQKLTLDFTAEDFAFLINTNLESCFHLSQLAHPLLKASEAASIIFISAAASFIATNLVSVIYSATKVAMNQVTKNLACEWAKDNIRTNCVAPGPIRTPLSEKPMKEERVVNAVISQTPLGRIGEAEEVSSLVAFLCLPAASYITGQTICADGGFSVNGLYI, from the exons atgGCTGAGAGAGACGGCGTAAGCAAAAGCAGCAGGTGGTCTTTGCAGGGAATGACAGCACTGGTCACAGGTGGATCCAAAGGAATCGG gtatGCTATCGTGGAGGAGTTGGCACAGCTTGGGGCCACTGTACACACTTGTTCTCGTAACGAAGCTGAACTCAATGAATCCTTGAACGAATGGACTACAAAAGGATACAGAGTAACCGGTTCGGTCTGTGACGTGGCCTCTCGTATAGACAGAGAAGAGCTAATGGCTAGAGTCTCCTCTCAGTTCAATGGAAAACTCAATATCCTT GTGAACAATGTGGGAACAAACATACAGAAGCTGACCCTGGATTTTACAGCGGAAGATTTCGCATTTCTGATCAATACGAATCTTGAATCTTGTTTCCACTTAAGCCAGCTTGCACATCCTCTCCTAAAAGCTTCAGAAGCTGCAAGTATCATTTTCATATCCGCGGCTGCTAGTTTTATAGCTACAAATTTAGTATCTGTTATTTATAGTGCAACAAAAG TTGCAATGAACCAAGTGACAAAAAATCTTGCATGTGAATGGGCCAAAGACAACATAAGGACCAATTGTGTTGCACCAGGGCCAATCAGAACCCCTCTATCGGAAAAG CCCATGAAAGAGGAAAGAGTTGTGAATGCTGTAATATCTCAAACCCCTCTTGGACGGATTGGAGAGGCAGAGGAAGTGTCTTCGTTGGTGGCATTTCTGTGCTTGCCTGCAGCCTCTTACATCACTGGACAGACCATTTGTGCTGATGGCGGCTTCTCTGTGAACGGCCTCTACATATAG